A part of Paenibacillus antri genomic DNA contains:
- the xseA gene encoding exodeoxyribonuclease VII large subunit, whose product MSQGQNQKVFSVRDITRYIKMKMDADAVLQNVWVRGEISNFTRHSSGHLYFTLKDKDSRIKCVMFAGQASRLPFAPKEGARVVANGSVSVYERDGQYQMYVNGMQPDGIGSLYLAFEQLKKKLDEEGLFSAARKKPIPTFPTAIGVITSPTGAAVRDIIITLQRRNPAVPVLLYPVSVQGEAAAPSIVKAIRAMNERREVDVLIVGRGGGSLEELWAFNEEAVARAIAASSIPIISAVGHETDTTIADFVADLRAATPTAAAELAVPSRLELRDTIGHLRRRMTGALQGAVQSRREALLRLRRSPFLTNPKRQLMMQQTERLDRHTAALQYHAKTALRTAGDRFVRLDRRLSSVSPREAARHAAKGLDVAKLKLLQRMNAIIRDRGHAFDMHAKRLDALSPLKVMQRGYSLVYDENKRLVKTVGDVQLGDMVRVRLADGELDCTVWSMKGETSSD is encoded by the coding sequence GTGAGTCAAGGGCAAAACCAGAAAGTCTTTTCGGTTCGGGATATAACGAGATATATCAAAATGAAGATGGATGCCGACGCCGTGCTGCAGAACGTATGGGTGCGCGGCGAAATTTCGAACTTCACGAGGCATTCGAGCGGGCACTTATATTTTACTTTGAAAGATAAGGACAGCCGCATCAAGTGCGTGATGTTCGCCGGTCAAGCGTCCCGCCTGCCGTTCGCGCCGAAGGAAGGCGCGCGGGTCGTGGCGAACGGCAGCGTGTCGGTGTACGAACGGGACGGGCAGTACCAAATGTACGTGAACGGCATGCAGCCGGACGGCATCGGCAGCCTGTATCTCGCCTTCGAACAGCTGAAGAAGAAGCTGGATGAAGAGGGGTTGTTCTCCGCGGCGCGGAAGAAGCCGATTCCGACGTTCCCGACGGCGATCGGCGTCATTACGTCGCCGACGGGGGCGGCCGTGCGCGACATTATCATCACGCTGCAGCGGCGGAACCCGGCGGTGCCGGTTTTGCTGTATCCGGTTTCGGTGCAAGGCGAGGCGGCGGCGCCTTCGATCGTGAAGGCGATACGCGCCATGAACGAACGCCGCGAGGTCGACGTGCTCATCGTCGGCCGCGGCGGCGGCTCGCTCGAAGAGCTGTGGGCGTTCAACGAAGAGGCGGTCGCCCGGGCGATCGCGGCCTCTAGCATCCCGATCATCTCGGCGGTCGGCCACGAGACGGATACGACGATCGCCGACTTCGTCGCGGATCTTCGCGCGGCGACGCCGACGGCCGCCGCGGAGCTCGCCGTGCCCAGCCGCCTCGAGCTGCGCGACACGATCGGGCATCTGCGCAGACGGATGACGGGGGCGTTGCAAGGCGCGGTGCAGTCGCGCCGCGAGGCGCTCCTGCGGCTTCGCCGTTCGCCGTTCCTGACGAATCCGAAGCGGCAGCTGATGATGCAGCAGACGGAACGGCTCGACCGGCATACGGCCGCGCTGCAATATCACGCGAAGACGGCGCTGCGAACCGCGGGCGATCGGTTCGTTCGGCTCGATCGGCGTCTCTCATCGGTCAGCCCGAGGGAAGCGGCGCGCCATGCCGCCAAGGGGCTCGACGTCGCGAAGCTGAAGCTGCTGCAGCGGATGAACGCGATCATTCGCGATCGCGGCCACGCGTTCGACATGCACGCGAAGCGCCTCGACGCGCTTAGTCCGCTGAAGGTGATGCAGCGGGGCTACAGCCTGGTCTACGACGAGAACAAGCGCCTGGTCAAAACGGTGGGAGACGTGCAGCTCGGCGACATGGTCCGCGTGCGGCTCGCGGACGGCGAGCTCGACTGCACCGTATGGTCGATGAAGGGGGAAACAAGCAGTGACTGA
- the xseB gene encoding exodeoxyribonuclease VII small subunit, with the protein MEKLETIVAKLESGDVPLEEAIELFQEGMRLSRICSQKLETVERKIEMLLEEDGQTVKKPFGAALDKGDPVE; encoded by the coding sequence ATGGAGAAGCTGGAAACCATCGTCGCGAAGCTCGAGAGCGGCGACGTGCCGCTCGAGGAAGCGATCGAGCTCTTCCAGGAAGGCATGCGGCTGTCCCGCATCTGCAGCCAGAAGCTCGAAACCGTCGAACGAAAAATCGAGATGCTGCTCGAAGAGGACGGACAGACGGTGAAGAAGCCGTTCGGCGCCGCGCTCGACAAGGGGGATCCCGTTGAATAA